From Diospyros lotus cultivar Yz01 chromosome 4, ASM1463336v1, whole genome shotgun sequence, a single genomic window includes:
- the LOC127799151 gene encoding pentatricopeptide repeat-containing protein At1g63330-like, which translates to MGFRHAKPQELLSSQFPNPCWISMSKSETGTIGPRKKAFRNSNWFEFYIREQCKEGRVHHDDAKRFFRELIRMQPTPSVDTFNHIFKSVMELRRYQDVFLMRRKMNFVGIGPDLCTLNTLINCSCHLNNVNCGFGVFGEILKRGFEGDSVTVLALVKGMCGVGEVVSAVQLLDKMSDNGVQAEVFTYGILINGLCKIRETGLAVELHRKMLKMNVKSNVLTYSMIIDSLCKDGLVTDALELFSEMKGVNISPDVVAYNSLINGLCMQGRLMEAVNFFNEMVGRGISADAATYNSLIHGFCKFDFWKEATRIFCHMVGQGISPDVITFTVMIDCLCKKGEVGKAHKLLELMIRLGKKPNNYTYNSLIHGLCMSGQLNEAAKVFKSIADKGGEPNVTTYNMLINGYCKHQMIDDALGLFQEIRCNSLKPTTVTYSILVGALCQIGRVGTARELFKEMEVCGLSPDLRAYSVLLAGLCRNGHIEEAIDLFESIKCTELESDIVISSILIDGMCRAGKLEEARKQFIELSNKGLVPDVVTYNIMINGLCKEGMLSEANELLLQMEDKGCSPDSISFNIVIQGFLREKEINKALQLLVEMRSRNLKPNDAVISDFMHFVLVDKQSRASLESLSNIL; encoded by the coding sequence ATGGGATTCAGACATGCAAAACCGCAGGAGCTTTTATCCTCTCAATTTCCAAACCCATGTTGGATTTCTATGTCCAAATCCGAAACTGGGACCATCGGTCCAAGGAAGAAGGCGTTTCGTAATTCGAATTGGTTCGAATTTTACATCCGAGAGCAATGTAAAGAGGGTAGAGTCCATCATGATGATGCTAAAAGGTTCTTTCGTGAGTTGATTCGGATGCAACCAACACCCTCTGTTGATACATTCAATCACATATTTAAGTCCGTAATGGAACTTAGGCGATATCAGGACGTGTTTTTGATGCGCAGAAAGATGAATTTCGTAGGAATTGGACCTGATTTGTGTACGTTGAACACTTTGATAAATTGTTCTTGTCATTTGAATAATGTGAATTGTGGGTTCGGTGTGTTTGGGGAGATTTTGAAGAGGGGTTTTGAGGGGGACTCGGTAACAGTGCTTGCTTTGGTTAAGGGGATGTGTGGGGTGGGTGAGGTGGTGAGTGCAGTCCAGTTGCTTGATAAAATGTCTGACAACGGTGTTCAAGCCGAAGTGTTCACCTATGGAATTCTTATTAATGGGCTCTGTAAAATTCGCGAGACAGGTCTTGCTGTTGAGTTGCATAGAAAGATGTTAAAGATGAATGTCAAGTCAAATGTGCTAACTTATAGCATGATCATTGATTCCCTATGCAAGGATGGCTTAGTTACTGATGCACTAGAACTGTTTTCTGAAATGAAAGGGGTAAACATTTCCCCTGATGTTGTTGCATATAACTCTTTGATTAATGGGTTGTGTATGCAAGGCAGGCTGATGGAAGCTGTGAACTTTTTCAATGAGATGGTGGGTCGAGGAATTTCAGCAGATGCAGCCACTTATAACTCTTTAATTCACGGTTTTTGCAAGTTTGACTTCTGGAAAGAAGCTACAAGAATTTTCTGTCATATGGTTGGACAAGGTATTTCTCCTGATGTTATAACATTTACAGTGATGATAGATTGTCTGTGCAAAAAGGGGGAGGTTGGGAAAGCTCACAAGTTACTCGAACTGATGATTAGGCTTGGCAAGAAGCCCAACAATTATACTTACAATTCACTCATCCATGGACTATGTATGTCGGGCCAGTTGAATGAGGCAGCAAAGGTTTTCAAATCCATAGCTGATAAGGGTGGAGAGCCCAATGTTACTACCTACAATATGTTGATTAATGGTTATTGCAAACATCAGATGATTGATGATGCCCTAGGGCTTTTTCAGGAAATCCGTTGTAACAGCTTGAAGCCCACAACTGTGACTTACAGCATACTAGTAGGAGCACTATGCCAGATAGGGAGAGTTGGGACTGCACGGGAACTATTCAAGGAGATGGAAGTTTGTGGCCTATCTCCTGATTTACGTGCATATTCGGTTCTGTTGGCTGGGCTCTGCAGAAATGGACACATCGAGGAAGCAATAGATCTGTTTGAGTCTATAAAGTGTACCGAGCTTGAATCTGATATTGTGATCTCCAGCATACTCATCGATGGAATGTGTAGGGCTGGTAAACTAGAGGAAGCAAGGAAACAGTTCATTGAATTGTCAAACAAAGGTTTAGTGCCTGATGTagtaacatataatataatgatCAATGGCCTCTGCAAGGAAGGGATGTTATCAGAAGCCAATGAATTGCTTCTGCAAATGGAGGATAAGGGTTGCTCGCCAGACTCGATCTCATTCAATATCGTCATTCAGGGTTTccttagagaaaaagaaatcaacaaagCATTGCAGCTTCTGGTAGAGATGCGCAGTAGAAACTTAAAGCCCAATGATGCAGTGATTTCAGATTTCATGCACTTTGTCTTGGTGGACAAACAATCCCGTGCAAGCCTCGAGTCACTTTCTAATATTCTTTAG